The Bubalus bubalis isolate 160015118507 breed Murrah chromosome 8, NDDB_SH_1, whole genome shotgun sequence sequence TGAACAATTAATGGCATtatctttatatcatttttagaAAGCTTACATAAAACAATAAGCACCACATGATACCCTGTTGACCAGTTAATATTTCATGCTCTCTCCCaattacaaacaaaaaatggtaGATAGGAAATAAGACTCCTTCTCGCTGCTAAAGAAATAAGCAATTTGAAACATGTAGTTGTGGATATGTTTGGATTTGATTCATCATTAACTTTATGCTTTAGCTTTAATTTAAAGCTAAAGAGAGCATAATTCCCACTAGTGATAGTAGAGATGAACCACTTCTAATTAATAAGAGGTACAAATTAGATTCTGAAGAAGCCCTTCACCTTCATATTTCAAGATAAAGAAGATATCTATAACTTTTTACATCTTCTATAGTTTCATGTGACCTGATCAGATTACAATAAATATATtagtataaattataaatataaaaatagtgataatttatataattataaatgtaacataaattatacatttatataatatgtaatacttCTGTCAATAATTAGTTTAAATTGAAATCCACAAGGAAAAGTGGAACTGAAGGTAAAAAATGGAAGCCAAAACACTAGCCTGTGCCATCCTAAGACCAGGGGCCCCTCTCTGTTTGCCAAACCCAGTAGCTAAGGTTCCTCCTCCTGGGAGTGCAAATTCATTGACAAAGGCAGTCCCTCGCACCCTAccacacacaggcatacacaaTCACACATAACCACACACACCACCTCCCTCGCTCCAGCCCCGTGGGAACTCCAACTAAGAGTTTTAGAACCAAAAGAGCTTTTcatcattttacaagtgagaaaactgagactcaaagttAAAATTGACTGTGCAAGATTAAAGCCTGCTGACTGGAAGCCCCGTCACCCAACTCAGCCCAGTGTTCTTTCCACTCTTTCTCCCAGTGCACACAATCCAAACAGCAAAGAGTGGGAAACAGAAGGGTATCCATGCAGACCACCATTCGCCTCTGAGAGATTGGACTTCAGGGAGACCTCCTCAGGAGACCCACCTATCCATTgtgggttgtttttattttaatcttcagAGAACAGAACAACTCTTTTGGCTGAGAGACCTGTGAACTGTGGTATAAAGATCACGAAAGAGGAATTTGGACCTTGAGACCCAATACCTGCGAtttggtccaaaaaaaaaaaaagagagagagggaaagcaaGCAATCAGTTCTTTTTAGTCAGGGTCTGTGGCAGTACAGTGTGGTAGAAAGCACAAGACTTCCAAAATAAGATCTATTTTTGACTCTACTATTTTCTAACTGAGTGGTCTTAAGCAAGTTTTTTAATCTCTctaaattcatttctttatctataaaatgagtacCAATTTGAGGAGTTTGAATCTTTGTGTGGAGtgagaagagaaagacagagagttAAGAGAAAACACAGGGTGGTGAGAGGGGCGAGGGGTGAGGGGATGTAGGCTCTCAGTGCATGAGAGTTCAAGACGCCTGATGCAAAATAAGTGCCTAAATGTCTGCTCATTGAATGATAAGCTTAATTCTTCAGTTGGACCAACttctagaaatgttttctttgctttaaagGTATGGACAGAATGATCCCTAAGGCCTCAGATTATACACAAGAGGTACAAGGCCCTGAAACCGTGTCTTGGACTTGAAAATAGTTGACCCAGTGACTCTAAGAATAGAAGGCTGTGAGTGGCCCTCTCAAGGTTTATCTGGATGCCTGGACAGTGCTTGATCGCAAGAGTAGCAACAAAGGCAACATTCAAGTCACCCCACTCCCAAACTAGATTAAGTAATGCCCCTGCTTGTTCCTGGCGCGCCATATGTCCCCACTGCATTCATCACACTCGCTATGACCCCCTGACTCCTTGTCAGTCTTGTCAATGGGGCTGTGAACTCCACTACTATTAACTCAGTGCTATCTAGCCCCACTTTTTAACCCATAACTGAGGCTCAGTATatctttctaaaagaaaaaaaatccagcaacTTCCTTAAAACATCTATCATCATTGGCTCGAAAAATCAGCCTCAAGTATTTACGTTCTCCAATCCCTcagttcccctgcagaggaaGCCTCTTCTCTAATTACACCATCTCGGCCACTTAGGTATCTGCTCAGGATGTTCCTCACCACGTTAATCCCTTCAGTAAGTTGTGTTCAGAACCAGTATCTGGTGTACTGGGCCCCATGGCAGGGGTTCAGCAGGGAGTGCTCCACAATGCCTCCCGGAGAGGTCTGCCGAATAAAGTGAGCTTGGATGAGGGCTCTGATTCTCAGAGAGGCCACTAGCCATTAGCCAAAATACTTCTGGATCCGTAACTGCACCCTATCATCAACTTGACTCTCTAAAAATTACAATGTGGCTTTAGGACCTGGTACATAGcgttcactcaataaatatttgttggataaagGAATGAATGGGAGAAGATGGGAATTTCAGTGAGCTTTTACTGCTCTGGGCCAATAGAGAGGATATGCagcaaataaaatactttattttctgatAAAGCAAATAAAGTAAATCTTTAATTGGAGTAAGTCTGGAATTTGGAATCCActaagctgggcttccctggtggctcagatggcaaagactctgcctgcaagcaggagatctgggttcaaaccctgggtcaggaagatcccctggagaagggaatggctacccactccagtattcttgtctggagaattccatggacagaggagcctggtgggctaaggcccatagggttacaaagagtcagacatgactgaacaactcacacacacaagcTGGTATATCCTGAGAGTTTATTAACATTTCAGAAGTCCTCTGAGGAGTAGGTGATGACTCTCATACACATTTCCTGTCGCCAATTAGGTGAAACAGAGTTTTCTGATACCACAGCTAAAAGCATGTGCCATCTGACTTCAGAGTTCTCCCCAGAGATCTTCTATCCTGGAAAACACTGGTTAGCTAATCTTTCTAAACTGCCAGGCACCAGAACATTCTCCTGCATCTGAACTCTGACTCCAGAAGAGTAACTTGTTGGATTCTATGCTTTTCTTTATTAATAATCTCAAATTAATTTGTTTCAGACTTGTCTCTATGGCTGGTTTGTGCCTTTAAGGAAAGGGATCTAGTCTTCAGAAATTCCCACAGTACTGGACACACAGTAggtatttcataaataagtttcTAATATTTGTCTTCAATGTGTCCAGTTTCCCTGAGAAAGGCATAGTGTGCATTGAGGAGAACAGGACCCTCAATTTTTTTTAGAACTCTCCGGACAGTTCTCACTCACATCCACTCTCTGCCCTTCATCTCTGACAGTGCTCTTAAAGAtcgcagaaaaaaaaaagacaaatcggCAAAATGAAATCACCTAACACAATTTAAATATGataatattattaatagatgCTAGGCTAGAATTTTCCCTTTCGATAAAAGTAAATACCTGCACAGATGACGATAGATATCAAGCTTGACAGTATTTCTCTCATTCTCAAGTCTGCTGACATGTTGAGACCTCAATCAGGGTGTGGAAAAGTCAACTTTTTGGTACCAATTCGGACTCAAAAAATTATTCTTCTATGAggtaaaggagaggaaagaaacgTGAGCAGTGAGAATTTCCAGTGACTCCACCCAGAGTAGAATTAATCCATATGCGACTGGGGTGGGTGGCTCTCAAACATCGCCCATTGAACCCACACCTTCGCCCAGGTTCATTAAGACAGAAGCGCCCCTATAGTCTTCGGCTTGTATCAATATTCCTCCCGCAGAGACCCACTCTCGGGAGACTGGGACAGGAGGAAAGGTCAGGAACACAGGGTCTGGACCTGCTGTCGGGAAGCAGCGGGCCCGAGCGCCCCCCGCGGAGTCCGCTCTCAGCCAATGGGAGCCTGAAGTCCGGGGATGATGAGATGAGGGGCCGCAGCTGGGCCAATCAGGTTCCAGGCGCagccagggaggggggaggagatgggaggagaggcCGGGGGCGATGGAGACAGAGCTACATCAACAGAAGTTTCTCACCTTGGAATGCAACGGACgctcccgcatctcctgcacatCTCCAACTTGGCGCCGGAGGAGGGCCCCAGGCTACTTTCTCAACTTCCTTACGTTGCTCCCCGCTCGCGAGGGGAAAGCTGCTGAGAACACCTACTACAGCTGGCCTTCTTTTTACGTTGTCTGCAGGGACAAGGGAGGCGAGGGACAACTTGGTGCGAGGGAACTGACCTCTGGCCTGGTGGGCGTCTGGGTGGGGAGGGTCGAAGAGgagtggctggggctgggggactcCATGCGGGGGCCATGGACAGAGCAGCGCTCCTGGGACTGTCCCGCCTGTGCGCGCTGTGGGCAGCCGTGCTCGCGCTGTTCCCCTGCGGAGCCCAAGGAAACTGGATGTGAGTATGGGGGCAGCATGGGCGCACGGGATTTGAGGCAAAAGGGGTGCCCAGCCTCAGGGAACTCTCAGCTGGGGCGGGGGAGAAGGGGCGGGAGTCCTAGGGCGGGTGACCTAAATTTCGGGTAAACATCTGGGCTtggggaggagagcagggcagCGGCTTACGCTAGGGGCGGCCGTGTCTTACAGGTGGTTGGGCATCGCCTCCTTTGGGGTTCCGGAGAAGCTGGGCTGTGCCAACTTGCCTCTGAACAGCCGCCAGAAGGAGCTGTGCAAGAGGAAACCGTACCTGCTGCCGAGCATCCGCGAGGGCGCCCGGCTGGGCATTCAGGAGTGCAGAAGCCAGTTCAGGCACGAGAGATGGAACTGCCTGGTGGCCGCCTCCTCCCCGCCGGGCACCAGCCCTCTCTTTGGCTACGAGCTGAGCAGCGGTGAGTCCCGGGACTCGCGGCTGGCGCGAGACTGGGGGCGAGACCTGCAATTCCTGTAAATTAAACAGTGCTCGTACGGTCCCGTAGCTCTTTAAATCCCCCAGAGAGGTCCTTTAGTGGAAGGAAATTGGGGGGCGACGGAAGCCAGATCCGGGTGCAGGTGCggtcatggggtgggggtggggtgacacCCCAGGTCCAGAGCGCAGCGCGTGGAGGTGTAGCTCTTCCTCCTTCCCGCGGCTCCCGGCTGGAGCTGGAAGAAAAACTCTGACGCTCCACGCCGCTGACCCCTCGGACCCCGTAGCGCCCCCCTACGTGGGGGACCAGCTGGAGAAACATGATGTCGGCTGCAGGGAATGCCGAGGCCGCATCTGCTTTGATTTAAGCAGCTCCGCTGCGCACTGAGTCCTGGACAAGTGGCTAATTGCAGCGAAACCCCACGGTGGTTGGTTCCCGGGAACACGGCGTAGACGGAATAATGGCGATTTAAAAGGGACTGTCCCGGACAACCCTCGTGAGGCTAACTCGAGCATGACTTTGGTTTTCCCCTCTATTCCTTTCCTTCTACCCTTTCTCCTGTGCGCACATCCGAGGCGCGGGAATCGGAAGGGAAACAAAGTTCCACTCCCACGTGCCTAGCGACTTAGTAAGGATAAAGGCACAGAGGTGTCAGCAGATTCAAAGAATTTCAGAACCTGGGTTCTGAAAGATTCTTAGTCGTTTTTCATGTTCATTTCCGTTCCCCTTCCACCTTTGACCCTTCCCCGCCGGGTCCCTACACTCACCGCCGCCTCGCTTTTGCCCCGCTGCGCTTTGGCCGGCACACCCTTCCGAAAGAGCACTGACtccctgcaaaaagaaaaaaagaaaaaagacgaTGTGTTCTTCGCAGTTGCTGAAATGTAGAGGTATCAACTGTTGAAAACGTTTATTGGACAACGGCGTGATAACGTTTCTACTTCAATCTAAACATCCCTAAGGAGGGGGAAAGTCGCCTGCTGGGTCCCTTCGATccattttactaatattttaataaGACTTCAATTTCCGAAGATGTTAGTTCGAAACCTATAGCAGGTGTGTTATATCCATACTCAGTATTCAGTGATTTtccataacaatttttttttttttgctgatgacATCTCAATTATCTTTAATTGCCCTTAGTAGTGTGAGAGGATATAATACTGTTAtagaaatatgaatataatatttaactttCACATTAATATTGTTATTCAGTATATCGTTAAAACACCTTTGATGTGAAAGTAAACTATAACGTTTATCTCCTAATTGCTTTAGTCTTTGCTTAATTTTAGTTTGCATCCTGACATGGATTTTTTTGTACAAACAAAAGTCACACCAATTTTTCAGCCTGTGTTTTGTGATAACGttttaaatttaaagagaaagataagCGGGGCTCCTTGGAGCATTGTCTTACTATTTACGATGTCCATGCAAGGGATTTTAAATTCAATGTGTATTTGTTGAATTTTCATTGTCTATTAAGTACTGAGCTGGGTGCTGACTTATAtctcaaatttaaaatacaaacagaTGATTTTAAGGTATGAGGACAATTAATGACATACAATAAAGGAAAATCATACTGAAAATTAatactgcttttttaaaagatgagaacaGTATGAAATTGTCCTTTGTAAATGTGTATTCATTAAAGCATCCCTTGAAAGTTGCTTTCCTGATAAGAGGGTAAGTAGGCGGCTTTGTTATGAACATAAGCAGAGAATGGTATGGCTGGTTCATTTAGCAACTTATTTCTTATTCTAGGCACCAAGGAAACAGCATTTATTTATGCTGTGATGGCTGCAGGCCTGGTGCATTCTGTGACCAGGTCATGCAGCGCAGGCAACATGACCGAGTGTTCCTGTGACACCACCTTGCAGAACGGCGGCTCAGCGAGTGAAGGCTGGCATTGGGGGGGATGCTCCGATGATGTCCAGTATGGCATGTGGTTCAGCAGAAAGTTCCTAGATTTCCCCATCAGAAACACCACGGCAAAGGAAAGCAAAGTACTGTTAGCAATGAACCTACATAACAATGAAGCTGGAAGGCAGGTATGTATTAGAAAATGGAATAGAAATCCAGTGCCTTTAGGTATAATAGCACTAGGGTTACACTTCTAGATCAATCTGACCAAATAGTCAAATGGTTTAAAAACTAAACACTTTCAggctaaaaaaaattatatttatatatatgaaatttttattatatatgtataacagcaactatatatataaatatatattttttctttcatgagcCTGTACTGACCACATTGATTTAGTTTAAGTTTCCATCTGCTGTGACTTGAATCTTGTAAcagaatgtattaatatttgtGATTGTATATTCATATACCTAAAACACCAATTACAAAATAATAGAAGTACTAGTGCCTATTGGGTCATTTTATTCCACCCCTTTAGATGATTAGTTgtagaaacccaaataagacgtACAGTATCTGCCTTTCTAACGGGACtgaatcaaatttcattttctcaaatttgaattttcattattttttaaatatattttttcattggcAATGGCATCTTAAAGAAGTTATCAGTCTGTCCTTCCTTTCTCTAGCAAAATGTTCTCAAATACATTACAGAATACATAACTcaataatttttgtaaaaaacaaaatttatttaaaggaaTTAGTTATTATAAAGCAATGTAGATTCACTATAAAAACTGAgaagtataaataaatgtaaagaaactatagatgtattaaatatttgggtattttaaaatagagatataTTAAAGATTCAAGGAGAGGAAAATTTGAAGAATTACCATCTAATTAACcttataaatgaatttttaatactaaattttcttaaaatggagTAATCTGTAGCttaatttaacttttatatacttattttaatgaatattgatGCAGTAAGCTTTGAGTTCTACAACATAGTTGAATTACTTGGCAATTCATAGTGACTTTCCAAAAACAGTTAAAACCTCTCTtaggaatatatattttctattttgtaataatcttttCAGGACGGGAATATCACCACATATCCTATATTACTGTAAATATTCAATAACCTGCAAAGGTCCCAAAGTAGTCGTTGCAATCTGCCACATTCTCCTGCAATAAATTAAAGTAAGTTGTGGTATCTCTCAGgaatatttaaagtatatgttgcatttgttttacatttttggaaAGTGAATAAATGGAACCCGCTTGGAATAGTTGCAAGTTTCTGCCAGTTTTCTTTACTTAACCACTTTGGTTTAAAATACTAAAACTGAAAACTCAATATATCACTGTAACATTTCAAATTCAAATTTGAATATTCAGTTTGATTTGAATATTgattcaaaatggaaaattaggAAATAGGAAAATCAGTAAATAGCTATGTaagcttttcactttttttttttgaaattctgatttatttcactaaagtAATTCCTGCTGACACCATGTCTCTTTTTGATAAAGtcttacatttaaaaagatgaaatgaatGAGTTTTCACTTCAGTTTAAATAATATCTAATaaaggaatttttattatttctaacatATTAATGTAAAAGAGCTTAGTTGTAATTAACATTTGTTCTTTAAAGCTCTAGAGTTAAACTAGAGAAAAACTCCAGGTCAAATTAGtgtgttttaaaaacaagaaaatgattaaatgaatatttattgtcaCCTTAGATCTTAAAACTTCTTTAGTCATTCTTTGAATAGTTGGGTAGAGACAAAAAAGACTTTAATCAGAACACAAAACTTGAAAAGTCATGTGataattcattcttttgaatAAAGCTGTCTCCAACCTTATGAAAAATCCCAAAgtattctaaaatgtatttttactaGTGATATTAGgcagttatttaattttattccatcttatgtgttttttttaattaggtaGTAATATTTGCCTCTGTAACTATTAACTTTGATCTGATCTATTTAtattctgattttattaaaaacatacaacTATTCAGCATCAATTTAAATCCACTGTTTGTTGGCAATAAAAC is a genomic window containing:
- the WNT16 gene encoding protein Wnt-16 — its product is MDRAALLGLSRLCALWAAVLALFPCGAQGNWMWLGIASFGVPEKLGCANLPLNSRQKELCKRKPYLLPSIREGARLGIQECRSQFRHERWNCLVAASSPPGTSPLFGYELSSGTKETAFIYAVMAAGLVHSVTRSCSAGNMTECSCDTTLQNGGSASEGWHWGGCSDDVQYGMWFSRKFLDFPIRNTTAKESKVLLAMNLHNNEAGRQAVAKLMSLDCRCHGVSGSCAVKTCWKTMSSFEKIGHLLKDKYENSVQISDKIKRKMHRREKDQRKIPIRKDDLLYVNKSPNYCVEDKKLGIPGTQGRECNRTSEGADGCNLLCCGRGYNTHVVRHVERCECKFIWCCYVRCRRCESMTDVHTCK